One segment of Phaeacidiphilus oryzae TH49 DNA contains the following:
- a CDS encoding DUF2218 domain-containing protein, producing MPSAQARVATTRADRYLRQLCEHAGRMGHPSGHLGALLGHASGEAHRTPGRLRGAAMPKVLRAESPAAGADDTPEGLIEFDSGRCRLRAEPDLLLLTVDAGDASQLARITDALAARLERIGRRAGLAVTWRSVPSSPTSA from the coding sequence ATGCCGAGCGCCCAGGCCCGGGTGGCGACCACCAGGGCCGACCGCTATCTGCGCCAACTCTGCGAGCACGCGGGCCGGATGGGCCACCCGAGCGGCCACCTCGGCGCGCTGCTCGGCCACGCCTCCGGCGAGGCCCATCGCACGCCGGGCCGGCTTCGCGGCGCCGCCATGCCGAAGGTCCTGCGGGCCGAGTCCCCGGCCGCCGGGGCGGACGACACGCCCGAGGGCCTGATCGAGTTCGACTCCGGCCGCTGCCGGCTGCGCGCCGAGCCCGATCTCCTGCTGCTCACCGTGGACGCCGGGGACGCCTCGCAGCTGGCCCGGATCACCGACGCGCTGGCCGCCCGTCTGGAGCGGATCGGCCGCCGTGCCGGCCTGGCCGTCACCTGGCGATCGGTGCCGTCGTCGCCGACGTCAGCTTGA
- the ybaK gene encoding Cys-tRNA(Pro) deacylase, whose product MAKKTKNRGGGQGTPATVALAAAGVEFQVHPYEQDPAAPSYGEEAARALGVAAERVFKTLVAEVDGELVVGVVPVSGSLDLKALAAAVGGKRAAMADPAAAERSSGYVRGGISPLGQRRPLRTVVDASALAAETVFVSGGRRGLDVELAPTDLVKLTSATTAPIAR is encoded by the coding sequence ATGGCGAAGAAGACGAAGAACAGAGGCGGCGGCCAGGGCACCCCGGCGACCGTCGCGCTGGCCGCGGCCGGGGTGGAGTTCCAGGTCCACCCGTACGAGCAAGATCCGGCCGCCCCCTCCTACGGCGAGGAGGCCGCGCGGGCGCTCGGGGTGGCCGCAGAGCGGGTGTTCAAGACCCTGGTCGCGGAGGTCGACGGGGAGCTGGTGGTCGGGGTGGTCCCGGTCAGCGGCTCGCTGGACCTGAAGGCGCTGGCCGCCGCGGTCGGCGGCAAGCGGGCGGCGATGGCCGACCCGGCCGCCGCGGAGCGCAGCAGCGGCTACGTCCGCGGCGGGATCTCACCGCTGGGCCAGCGGCGCCCGCTGCGGACCGTGGTGGACGCGTCCGCGCTGGCAGCGGAGACCGTCTTCGTCTCCGGCGGCCGCCGCGGCCTCGACGTCGAACTCGCCCCCACCGACCTGGTCAAGCTGACGTCGGCGACGACGGCACCGATCGCCAGGTGA
- a CDS encoding LON peptidase substrate-binding domain-containing protein → MTERLPLFPLGSVLFPGLLLPLHVFEERYRRLVADLEAGPEPHRFGVVAIRDGREVAPTGPGVPDGSSSGPMAGFGQDPAQAFHTVGCVAEVATVRPQPDGGYELLASGTTRFRVLSIDTTGDYLVAETEPIPEDPEVREEGKPWEEPADGSGVPQALVGAVLRAFREYQKRLAGAREASLAESQELPDDPTVLSYLVAAASVLEVPVKQRLLAAAGSAERLSQELELLRRETAVLGWLPSLPAVDLTRRAFSPN, encoded by the coding sequence GTGACCGAACGGCTGCCGCTCTTCCCCCTCGGCTCGGTGCTCTTCCCGGGCCTGCTGCTCCCGCTGCACGTCTTCGAGGAGCGCTATCGGCGTCTGGTCGCCGACCTGGAGGCCGGACCCGAGCCCCACAGGTTCGGCGTGGTGGCGATCAGGGACGGGCGCGAGGTCGCCCCCACCGGCCCCGGCGTACCCGACGGCTCCTCCTCCGGACCGATGGCCGGCTTCGGGCAGGATCCGGCGCAGGCCTTCCACACCGTCGGCTGCGTGGCCGAGGTGGCGACCGTCCGCCCGCAGCCGGACGGCGGCTACGAGCTGCTGGCCAGCGGGACCACCCGGTTCCGGGTGCTGTCGATCGACACCACCGGCGACTACCTGGTGGCCGAGACGGAGCCGATCCCGGAGGATCCGGAGGTCCGGGAGGAGGGCAAGCCCTGGGAGGAGCCGGCGGACGGCTCCGGTGTGCCGCAGGCGCTGGTCGGCGCGGTGCTGCGGGCCTTCCGGGAGTACCAGAAGCGGCTGGCCGGGGCGCGGGAGGCGAGCCTCGCCGAGTCCCAGGAGCTGCCGGACGACCCGACCGTCCTCTCCTATCTGGTGGCGGCGGCCTCGGTGCTGGAGGTGCCGGTGAAGCAGCGGCTGCTGGCGGCGGCGGGGAGCGCCGAGCGGCTGTCGCAGGAGCTGGAGCTGCTCCGCAGGGAGACGGCGGTACTGGGCTGGCTGCCCTCGCTGCCCGCGGTCGACCTCACCAGGCGGGCATTCAGCCCGAACTGA